A genomic window from Gemmatimonadaceae bacterium includes:
- a CDS encoding NYN domain-containing protein yields MAARQARVPVAPLHRGPQASALGGTSAHAPNAALLIDFDNVTMGIRSDLQTELRNLLSSSIISGKVAVQRAYADWRRYPQYIVPLSESSIDLIFAPAYGSSKKNATDIRLAVDAIELVFTRPEIGTYILLSGDSDFSSLVLKLKEYGKYVIGVGIRESSSDLLVQNCDEYYSYNALAGLVKSSDEAGAAKKWDPWELVTESIQRMQKNGDVMRADRLKQVMQEIDATFDEKNLGMSKFSRFCMEAAQKGLLHVSKLENGQLEVGPARKEGGAPAAAAAAPRAEGEREDREGRVRRGRRGRGGRGRDREDRATPEQGAKAVAAAPAPVKIDESIGVSGIRLTRDEAFGLVRDAVNAVAAGDNPVPSETVRAKAHALLGRDSESLSAKNFARILKDAHDAGLLDLRKRGEAFEVTAVTDAPTIADQLSAAEAAHTPAPKAATPAPRGMGIRGIPAGRGGRGARSAKPVPSSLLLLGVVEDDAPVEAQADGVADAKAETKPAKKKAAAKKKAVKAETNGEAPKAKKPAKKKAAKA; encoded by the coding sequence GTGGCCGCGCGTCAAGCGCGCGTCCCGGTCGCCCCATTGCACCGGGGCCCGCAGGCCAGCGCACTCGGCGGCACCTCCGCCCACGCGCCCAATGCCGCACTGCTCATCGACTTCGACAACGTCACGATGGGCATCCGCTCCGATCTCCAGACGGAGCTCCGCAACCTCCTCAGCAGCTCCATCATTTCGGGCAAGGTCGCCGTCCAGCGCGCCTACGCCGACTGGCGCCGCTACCCGCAGTACATCGTCCCGCTCAGCGAGTCGTCCATCGACCTCATCTTCGCGCCGGCCTACGGCTCGTCGAAGAAGAACGCCACGGACATCCGCCTCGCGGTGGACGCCATCGAGCTCGTGTTCACCCGCCCCGAGATCGGCACCTACATCCTGCTCTCGGGCGACAGCGACTTCTCTTCGCTGGTGCTCAAGCTCAAGGAGTACGGCAAGTACGTCATCGGCGTCGGCATCCGCGAGTCGTCGAGTGACCTGCTCGTCCAGAACTGCGACGAGTACTACAGCTACAACGCCCTCGCCGGCCTGGTGAAGTCCAGCGACGAGGCCGGGGCGGCCAAGAAGTGGGACCCCTGGGAGCTCGTGACCGAGTCCATCCAGCGGATGCAGAAGAACGGCGACGTGATGCGCGCCGACCGCCTCAAGCAGGTGATGCAGGAGATCGATGCGACCTTCGACGAGAAGAACCTCGGGATGTCGAAGTTCTCGCGCTTCTGTATGGAAGCCGCGCAGAAGGGCCTGCTCCACGTCTCGAAGCTCGAGAACGGGCAGCTCGAAGTCGGTCCGGCCCGCAAGGAGGGCGGCGCCCCGGCCGCCGCCGCAGCGGCGCCCCGCGCCGAAGGCGAGCGCGAGGACCGCGAAGGCCGTGTCCGTCGTGGCCGTCGCGGCCGTGGCGGGCGCGGGCGCGATCGTGAGGATCGCGCGACGCCGGAGCAGGGCGCGAAGGCCGTCGCCGCCGCACCGGCCCCCGTCAAGATCGACGAGTCCATCGGTGTCAGCGGCATTCGCTTGACCCGCGACGAGGCCTTCGGCCTCGTGCGCGATGCGGTCAATGCCGTCGCCGCCGGCGACAACCCGGTGCCCAGCGAGACCGTGCGCGCCAAGGCCCACGCATTGCTCGGCCGCGACTCCGAGTCGCTGTCGGCCAAGAACTTCGCGCGCATCCTCAAGGACGCGCACGATGCCGGCCTGCTCGACCTGCGCAAGCGCGGCGAGGCCTTCGAGGTCACGGCGGTCACCGATGCCCCGACGATCGCCGACCAGCTCAGCGCCGCCGAGGCGGCGCACACGCCGGCACCCAAGGCCGCCACGCCCGCCCCGCGCGGGATGGGCATCCGCGGGATTCCGGCCGGACGCGGTGGGCGCGGGGCACGCAGCGCCAAGCCCGTGCCGTCGTCGCTGCTGTTGCTCGGTGTGGTCGAGGATGATGCGCCGGTCGAGGCCCAGGCCGACGGCGTCGCCGACGCGAAGGCCGAGACCAAGCCAGCCAAGAAGAAGGCCGCTGCCAAGAAGAAGGCGGTGAAGGCCGAGACCAACGGCGAGGCGCCCAAGGCCAAGAAGCCGGCCAAGAAGAAGGCCGCCAAGGCGTAG
- a CDS encoding HAMP domain-containing histidine kinase — protein MPTPRFRTRLFAILALFTFVPAVVLTLTWSGLTARILPRLSTVGAWEQIANSGEAAIRAAREAPASPRTFELLARHEEELGESRVQARRFRFLVERMAVLLLGLGLVIAMLLSYIASRVAGHLSRQLSRPLDELVGWTERIARGESLPAPAISDSRGAPEFGVLRERMRTMAADIEAGRRSAIEAERLSAFRESARQVAHELKNPLTPIRFAVATLRQKVPPELRETVEVLDAESSRLEAMARNFAQFGRLPEGPVAEVDLADLARETLRSNVPRGVTQEVRTDGGPFVVVGQHDALQRAVANVLLNAVDAVQGKGAISVRVTGRNGLVTLAVRDDGVGIPPEALERIWEPYVTSKTGGTGLGLAIVKQTVASHGGRVEAESVPGEGTEIRLHLPAAPAAANPEN, from the coding sequence GTGCCTACCCCGCGGTTCCGGACTCGGCTGTTCGCCATCCTCGCACTGTTCACGTTCGTTCCGGCGGTCGTCTTGACCCTGACCTGGAGCGGACTGACCGCGCGCATCCTCCCGCGGCTTTCCACCGTGGGTGCGTGGGAGCAGATCGCGAACAGCGGCGAGGCCGCCATCCGGGCGGCCCGCGAGGCCCCGGCCAGCCCGCGGACCTTCGAGCTGCTTGCCCGCCACGAGGAGGAGCTCGGCGAGTCGCGGGTGCAGGCCCGTCGCTTTCGGTTCCTCGTCGAGCGAATGGCGGTCCTGCTGCTCGGCCTCGGGCTCGTGATTGCGATGCTGCTCTCGTACATCGCCTCGCGGGTGGCCGGCCACCTGAGCCGGCAGCTTTCGCGGCCATTGGATGAACTGGTCGGCTGGACCGAACGCATCGCGCGTGGCGAATCGTTGCCGGCGCCCGCCATCAGCGACTCGCGCGGCGCGCCCGAGTTCGGCGTGCTGCGCGAACGGATGCGGACGATGGCTGCGGACATCGAAGCAGGACGGCGTTCGGCGATCGAGGCCGAACGGCTGTCGGCATTCCGCGAGTCCGCGCGGCAGGTGGCGCACGAGCTCAAGAACCCGCTCACACCCATCCGTTTCGCCGTCGCGACACTGCGGCAGAAGGTGCCACCCGAGCTGCGCGAGACGGTGGAGGTATTGGACGCCGAGTCGTCGCGGCTGGAGGCGATGGCCCGCAACTTCGCACAGTTCGGCCGTCTCCCCGAAGGCCCCGTGGCCGAGGTGGACCTCGCCGACCTCGCGCGCGAGACCTTGCGCTCGAACGTCCCGCGCGGCGTGACGCAGGAAGTGCGCACCGACGGCGGGCCGTTCGTGGTCGTCGGGCAGCACGACGCCCTCCAGCGCGCGGTGGCGAACGTGTTGCTGAACGCGGTGGATGCCGTGCAGGGCAAGGGCGCGATCAGCGTGCGCGTGACGGGCCGAAACGGCCTCGTGACGCTGGCCGTACGGGACGACGGCGTCGGCATCCCGCCTGAGGCACTCGAGCGCATCTGGGAGCCGTACGTCACCAGCAAGACCGGCGGGACCGGCCTCGGCCTCGCCATCGTGAAACAGACGGTCGCCTCGCACGGCGGCCGCGTGGAGGCCGAGAGCGTTCCCGGCGAGGGGACCGAGATCCGCCTCCATTTACCGGCCGCGCCCGCCGCCGCCAACCCGGAGAACTAA
- a CDS encoding branched-chain amino acid transaminase, with translation MSKGSGATDLIWRDGALVPWDDAKLHVMSHVVHYGSSIFEGIRAYKTPTGGAVFRLREHMRRFQDSAKIYRMPMAYSLDQLCAAVTETIEANGLDTCYIRPLAVRAGQEMGVLPTNAPVETFVICWKWGAYLGQDALEEGVDVTVSSWRRAAPGTFPAMAKAGGNYLSSQLSKMEARGDGYVEGIMLDVHGHVSEGSGENLFVVRDGVLYTAPLAASILNGITRDAVVTIARDLGYEVRELLMPREFLLIADEVFFTGTAAEITPIRSIDKSPIGAGKRGPVTKVIQERFLAIATGQSPDTRGWLTPVPPAKRS, from the coding sequence TTGTCCAAGGGCTCCGGGGCTACCGACCTCATCTGGCGCGATGGCGCCCTCGTCCCTTGGGACGACGCCAAGCTGCACGTGATGAGCCACGTCGTGCATTACGGATCGAGCATCTTTGAAGGCATCCGTGCCTACAAGACGCCCACCGGTGGAGCGGTCTTCCGGCTGCGCGAGCATATGCGCCGCTTCCAGGACTCGGCCAAGATCTACCGGATGCCGATGGCGTATTCGCTGGACCAGCTCTGCGCCGCGGTGACAGAGACGATTGAGGCGAACGGGCTCGACACCTGCTACATCCGGCCGTTGGCCGTGCGGGCAGGGCAGGAGATGGGGGTGCTGCCGACGAACGCGCCGGTGGAAACCTTCGTGATTTGCTGGAAGTGGGGCGCCTACCTCGGGCAGGATGCGCTCGAGGAAGGCGTGGATGTGACGGTGAGCAGCTGGCGGCGCGCCGCGCCGGGGACCTTCCCGGCGATGGCCAAGGCCGGCGGCAACTATCTCAGCTCGCAGCTCTCCAAGATGGAGGCACGCGGCGATGGGTACGTCGAGGGCATAATGCTCGACGTGCACGGCCACGTGTCGGAAGGCAGCGGGGAGAACCTCTTCGTCGTGCGCGACGGGGTGCTCTACACGGCGCCCCTCGCGGCCAGTATCCTCAATGGCATCACGCGCGATGCGGTGGTCACGATTGCCCGCGACTTGGGGTATGAGGTCCGGGAGCTGTTGATGCCGCGGGAGTTCCTGCTCATCGCGGACGAGGTCTTCTTCACCGGCACGGCGGCCGAGATCACGCCGATTCGCAGCATCGACAAGAGTCCGATCGGCGCGGGGAAGCGAGGCCCCGTGACCAAGGTGATCCAAGAGCGATTCCTCGCGATTGCCACCGGCCAGTCGCCCGATACCAGAGGCTGGCTGACCCCGGTGCCCCCGGCCAAGAGGAGTTGA
- a CDS encoding PAS domain-containing protein, whose product MSAARPRLSAPDGVPLAVAVALTLTLFVVTWVSGPVLRHMPQAVIPWPVHGIALAILLAARPKDRIGLALGIWTAVALGAGLHSQDWPRSFAAGAQMTAQSIVITLLHQWLSRGRHPLRGVLSYAWLAVAVLFGILPTTMLVTLARTIVGAQYIPGYTFALWWVAAVTSIAAITPLLMAPTAPVHPEVRRARGSPAEFAAVASLYVVALLSAFLAVGNEVFVLPPAVASIPFLIWAGLRFGVRGYAFFALLFFTAVIVSTLLDVGPFSDFGRDPMVRGQRAWIYIASLAGPTMLFPIALAERAAAEARARGAFAQLAAIIESSGDLIAAVDRDLVVIAVNPAWVREFEEVSGVRVRAGMPMAAAVAALPLDAADSLSHWRHALAGEQFTVTRKVGDPERARHEYEIAYSPVRDERGDIVGASQVVRNVSHRRKQEAAAADARRLEALGRLAGGVAHDFNNLMTAVVGYTGIVAGTLPADDPRQADLAEIEKAATRAGELTQQLLAFARRRIIEPKLVDIGELVGSFTRLLAPLLGSTVRLTVAVGDALPTVRLDPVQFEQVLMNLAINARDAMPVGGDLAVEVVATQYRSGDGVRLSVRDTGHGMSAETLARIWEPFYTTKPQGRGTGLGLATVHGIVHQAGGEISVESAEGAGTTFHVLLPAAATA is encoded by the coding sequence ATGTCTGCTGCTCGTCCGCGCCTCTCCGCGCCAGACGGCGTCCCGCTCGCCGTCGCCGTCGCGCTCACGCTCACCCTGTTCGTCGTAACCTGGGTGTCGGGGCCGGTGCTGCGGCATATGCCGCAGGCCGTCATTCCGTGGCCGGTGCACGGGATCGCGCTCGCGATCCTCCTCGCCGCGCGTCCCAAGGACCGCATCGGCCTGGCCCTCGGCATCTGGACGGCTGTCGCGCTCGGGGCGGGATTGCACAGCCAGGACTGGCCGCGTTCCTTCGCCGCCGGCGCGCAGATGACGGCGCAGAGCATCGTCATCACGCTGTTGCACCAGTGGCTCTCCCGCGGACGCCACCCGCTGCGGGGCGTGCTGTCGTACGCCTGGCTCGCGGTGGCCGTCCTCTTCGGCATCCTCCCCACCACGATGCTCGTCACGCTGGCGCGGACGATCGTCGGTGCGCAGTACATCCCGGGCTACACCTTCGCCCTGTGGTGGGTTGCGGCCGTCACGTCCATTGCCGCCATCACGCCGCTGCTGATGGCACCCACTGCGCCCGTGCATCCCGAGGTCCGACGCGCCCGCGGCAGCCCGGCGGAGTTTGCGGCCGTCGCCTCGTTGTACGTCGTGGCGCTGCTCAGCGCCTTCCTCGCGGTGGGCAACGAAGTCTTCGTCTTGCCGCCAGCGGTCGCGAGCATCCCCTTCCTCATCTGGGCGGGACTGCGCTTCGGTGTACGCGGTTACGCCTTCTTCGCGCTGCTCTTCTTCACCGCCGTCATCGTCTCCACCCTGCTCGACGTCGGGCCGTTCTCAGACTTCGGGCGCGACCCGATGGTCCGCGGCCAGCGCGCGTGGATCTATATCGCGTCGCTCGCCGGCCCGACGATGCTCTTTCCCATCGCCCTCGCTGAGCGCGCGGCCGCCGAGGCCCGCGCCCGCGGTGCGTTCGCGCAGCTGGCCGCCATCATCGAAAGTTCCGGCGACCTCATCGCCGCCGTCGATCGCGACCTCGTCGTCATCGCCGTCAATCCGGCCTGGGTGCGTGAGTTCGAGGAGGTCTCCGGCGTGCGGGTGCGCGCCGGGATGCCGATGGCCGCAGCCGTTGCCGCGCTGCCCCTCGACGCAGCCGACTCGCTGAGCCATTGGCGGCACGCCCTGGCCGGCGAGCAGTTCACCGTCACCCGGAAAGTCGGCGACCCCGAGCGCGCCCGCCACGAGTACGAGATCGCCTACAGCCCGGTGCGCGACGAACGCGGCGACATCGTCGGCGCCAGCCAGGTGGTCCGCAACGTCTCGCACCGCCGCAAACAGGAGGCCGCGGCCGCCGATGCCCGTCGCCTCGAGGCGCTCGGTCGCCTTGCCGGCGGCGTCGCGCACGACTTCAACAACCTGATGACGGCGGTCGTGGGCTACACCGGCATCGTCGCCGGCACCCTGCCCGCCGACGACCCACGCCAAGCCGACCTCGCCGAGATTGAGAAGGCGGCCACCCGCGCCGGCGAGCTCACGCAGCAACTGCTGGCCTTCGCGCGCCGGCGCATCATCGAACCCAAGCTCGTGGACATCGGTGAGCTCGTCGGCTCGTTCACGCGTCTCCTTGCGCCCCTCCTCGGCTCCACCGTGCGGCTCACCGTCGCCGTCGGCGACGCGCTGCCCACGGTGCGCCTCGATCCGGTGCAGTTCGAGCAGGTTCTGATGAATCTCGCCATCAACGCGCGCGACGCGATGCCCGTGGGCGGCGATCTCGCCGTCGAGGTCGTCGCCACGCAGTACCGCAGCGGCGATGGTGTACGTCTCTCGGTCCGCGATACCGGCCACGGGATGAGCGCCGAGACCCTGGCGCGCATTTGGGAGCCGTTCTATACCACCAAGCCGCAGGGGCGCGGCACGGGGCTCGGGCTTGCGACGGTGCACGGCATCGTGCACCAGGCCGGCGGCGAAATCAGCGTCGAGTCCGCCGAGGGTGCCGGGACGACGTTCCACGTGCTGCTGCCGGCGGCCGCGACCGCCTGA
- a CDS encoding sigma-54-dependent Fis family transcriptional regulator: MSSVLIVDDEPNIRRMIGALLSSEGYEVHEAADAAAGLAKAIETAPDLALLDLMMPNPTDGLVLLEQLREKIPDLPVVMMSGRAGLGDAVKATRLGAVNFLEKPLTPEGVLLAISSAVELRQARRERTALRADLGLAGQLVGTSPALEAVRAMIARVAPSDARVLISGESGTGKELVAAAIHAQSARREKPFVRVNCAAIPRDLVESEMFGHERGAFTGATERRIGRFELAHTGTLLLDEVGELSAEAQAKLLRAIEAREIERVGGGRHIKVDVRVLAATNRDLAREVREGRFREDLYFRLNVIPMSVPPLREHPGDIPDLVLHFATLYRRRSGQPAPTWTDEAVQAMARYRWPGNVRELANIVERLAILHAGRSISADDVREVLPALDVATAAPAALPDAEQLGMGLSDQLDEYERLLIQRALQAANGVVAEAARRLQTDRPNLYRRMRRLGITGVE; this comes from the coding sequence ATGTCCTCGGTACTGATCGTCGACGACGAACCCAACATCCGCCGGATGATCGGCGCCCTGTTGAGTAGCGAGGGCTATGAGGTCCACGAAGCGGCCGACGCCGCCGCGGGCCTGGCGAAAGCCATCGAGACGGCGCCCGACCTCGCGCTGCTCGACCTGATGATGCCGAACCCGACTGACGGGCTCGTGCTGCTCGAGCAGCTCCGCGAGAAGATCCCAGACCTGCCGGTGGTGATGATGTCCGGGCGCGCCGGGCTCGGCGACGCGGTGAAGGCCACGCGGCTGGGCGCGGTGAACTTCCTCGAGAAGCCACTCACGCCCGAAGGCGTGCTGCTGGCGATCTCGAGCGCGGTGGAGCTGCGCCAGGCGCGGCGCGAACGCACGGCGCTGCGCGCGGACCTGGGCCTCGCCGGCCAACTCGTGGGCACGAGTCCGGCGCTGGAGGCGGTGCGCGCGATGATCGCGCGGGTGGCGCCCAGCGATGCGCGGGTGCTCATCAGCGGCGAGTCGGGGACGGGCAAGGAGTTGGTCGCGGCCGCCATCCACGCGCAGAGCGCCCGGCGGGAGAAGCCGTTCGTGCGCGTGAACTGCGCGGCGATCCCGCGCGACCTCGTCGAGAGCGAGATGTTCGGGCACGAGCGTGGCGCCTTCACCGGCGCGACGGAACGGCGCATCGGGCGCTTCGAGCTGGCGCACACCGGCACCCTGCTGCTCGACGAAGTCGGCGAACTCTCGGCGGAGGCGCAGGCCAAGCTGCTGCGCGCGATCGAGGCGAGAGAGATCGAGCGCGTGGGCGGCGGGCGGCACATCAAGGTGGACGTGCGCGTCCTGGCGGCGACCAATCGCGACCTCGCGCGCGAAGTGCGCGAGGGCCGGTTCCGCGAGGACCTGTACTTCCGTCTCAACGTGATCCCGATGTCGGTGCCGCCGCTGCGCGAGCACCCGGGGGACATCCCCGACCTCGTGCTGCACTTCGCGACGCTATACCGGCGGCGCAGCGGCCAGCCGGCCCCGACGTGGACAGACGAAGCCGTGCAAGCGATGGCCCGCTACCGCTGGCCGGGCAACGTGCGCGAACTGGCCAACATCGTGGAGCGCTTGGCCATCCTGCACGCCGGGCGCAGTATCTCGGCGGATGACGTGCGCGAGGTGCTGCCGGCGCTCGACGTCGCCACCGCCGCGCCAGCAGCACTGCCGGACGCCGAGCAGTTGGGGATGGGACTCAGCGACCAACTCGACGAGTACGAGCGCCTGTTGATCCAACGCGCGCTGCAGGCCGCGAACGGCGTGGTAGCCGAGGCGGCGCGGCGCCTGCAGACCGACCGGCCGAACCTGTATCGGAGGATGCGCCGGCTGGGCATCACCGGGGTAGAGTGA
- the tdh gene encoding L-threonine 3-dehydrogenase, whose protein sequence is MRALVKEAPSAGFTLKDVPIPSIRDDEVLIRVRRAGVCGTDVHIHEWDAWAQGRCKPPFVVGHEFAGEVEKVGALVTDVKVGDRVTAEGHIVCGMCHLCRTGNAHVCPNTKIIGVDRDGAFADYIAMPATNVWQLDANIPFEIGGIHDPMGNAFHTALHGTELSGKTVLVTGCGPIGIFAVGIAKAAGASHIVASDVNPKRLGLATRMGAHSAVHPKDADATVQQATHGLGVDVVLEMSGVPAAIHQAFKLVRVGGRVQMLGIPAKPMDVDFATEVIFKGITVYGVVGRRMYDTWIQMTQFLRAGQFDPTPVITHRFKLEDHAAAIAAIKSGEAGKVVFEIS, encoded by the coding sequence GTGCGCGCACTCGTCAAGGAAGCCCCATCAGCGGGATTCACGCTCAAGGACGTCCCGATCCCCTCCATCCGCGACGATGAGGTGCTGATTCGCGTCCGCCGAGCCGGCGTCTGCGGCACGGACGTGCATATCCACGAGTGGGACGCCTGGGCGCAGGGGCGGTGCAAGCCGCCGTTCGTGGTCGGGCACGAGTTCGCCGGCGAAGTGGAGAAGGTCGGAGCGCTGGTGACCGACGTGAAGGTTGGCGACCGCGTGACCGCCGAGGGCCACATCGTATGCGGGATGTGCCATCTCTGCCGCACCGGCAACGCGCACGTGTGCCCGAACACCAAGATCATCGGCGTGGACCGCGACGGCGCCTTCGCCGACTACATCGCGATGCCGGCCACCAACGTGTGGCAGCTGGACGCGAACATCCCGTTCGAGATCGGCGGCATCCACGATCCGATGGGCAACGCCTTCCACACGGCGCTGCACGGCACCGAGCTCTCAGGCAAGACGGTGCTGGTCACGGGCTGCGGCCCGATCGGCATCTTCGCCGTTGGCATCGCGAAGGCGGCCGGTGCATCGCACATCGTGGCGAGCGACGTGAACCCCAAGCGCTTGGGGCTCGCGACGCGGATGGGCGCGCACAGCGCGGTGCATCCCAAGGACGCCGACGCAACCGTGCAGCAAGCTACGCACGGGCTGGGCGTCGACGTCGTACTCGAGATGAGCGGCGTGCCTGCGGCGATCCACCAGGCGTTCAAGCTCGTGCGCGTCGGCGGCCGCGTGCAGATGCTCGGCATCCCCGCCAAGCCGATGGACGTGGACTTCGCGACGGAAGTCATCTTCAAGGGCATCACCGTGTACGGCGTCGTCGGCCGGCGGATGTACGACACCTGGATCCAGATGACGCAGTTCCTGCGCGCGGGGCAATTCGACCCGACACCGGTGATCACGCATCGGTTCAAGCTGGAAGATCACGCCGCTGCCATCGCCGCGATCAAGAGCGGAGAGGCGGGGAAGGTGGTATTCGAAATCAGCTGA
- a CDS encoding glycine C-acetyltransferase — MNKNFVAELQAGIDQLKSAGTYKKLNHLASPQSARVQMEGRGEVLILSSNNYLGLCDEPSVVQAGIDGLKQFGAGTGSVRFICGTFTVHRELETALARFVGTEASMSYVSAWNANEGLTASIVQEGDFVISDALNHASIIDSIRLAKAITKCTTAVYKHSDLDDLVEKLSAHKAAKRRLIWTDGVFSMEGSIAKLPQLLQIAKDHDAILIMDDSHATGVLGKTGRGTAEHFGVLGEVDVITSTLGKALGGAAGGFVAGPAALCDTLTQRSRPQLFSNALPPTVAASALASVEFIEKHPERVQLLRDNTAFFRSVIIEAGFNPLEGDTPIVPIIIGETADAIKMSEMLLDEGIFVTGFGFPVVPQGTARLRCQISASHSRADLEFAVSAIRRVGLKTGVIK; from the coding sequence ATGAATAAGAACTTCGTCGCCGAGCTTCAGGCCGGCATCGACCAACTCAAGTCCGCCGGCACCTACAAGAAACTCAACCATCTGGCGTCGCCCCAGTCCGCGCGCGTGCAGATGGAAGGCCGCGGCGAGGTGCTCATTCTCTCGTCCAACAACTACCTCGGGCTCTGTGATGAGCCGAGCGTGGTGCAGGCGGGCATCGACGGGCTGAAGCAGTTCGGCGCGGGTACGGGATCGGTGCGCTTCATCTGCGGCACCTTCACGGTGCACCGCGAGCTGGAGACGGCGCTGGCGCGCTTCGTCGGCACGGAGGCCTCGATGAGCTACGTCTCGGCGTGGAACGCCAACGAAGGGCTTACCGCGAGCATCGTGCAGGAAGGTGACTTCGTCATCTCCGATGCGCTGAACCACGCGTCGATCATCGACTCGATCCGCCTGGCGAAGGCGATCACGAAGTGCACGACCGCCGTGTACAAGCATTCGGACCTCGACGACCTGGTCGAGAAGCTCTCGGCGCACAAGGCAGCCAAGCGACGGCTCATCTGGACCGACGGCGTGTTCTCGATGGAAGGCAGCATCGCCAAGCTGCCGCAGCTGCTGCAGATCGCCAAGGATCACGACGCGATCCTGATTATGGACGACTCGCACGCCACCGGCGTGCTCGGCAAGACGGGGCGCGGCACGGCCGAGCACTTCGGCGTGCTCGGCGAGGTCGACGTGATCACCAGCACGCTGGGCAAGGCGCTGGGCGGCGCTGCGGGTGGCTTCGTCGCCGGTCCGGCGGCGCTCTGCGACACGCTGACGCAGCGCTCGCGGCCGCAGCTGTTCTCCAACGCCCTGCCGCCGACCGTGGCGGCGAGCGCGCTGGCGTCGGTGGAGTTCATCGAGAAGCACCCGGAGCGCGTGCAGTTGCTGCGCGACAACACGGCATTCTTCCGCAGCGTCATCATCGAGGCCGGCTTCAACCCGCTCGAAGGCGACACACCGATCGTGCCGATCATCATCGGCGAGACGGCCGATGCCATCAAGATGAGCGAGATGCTGCTCGACGAAGGCATCTTCGTCACCGGCTTCGGCTTCCCGGTGGTGCCGCAGGGCACGGCGCGCCTGCGCTGCCAGATCTCGGCGAGTCACAGCCGTGCGGACCTCGAGTTCGCGGTCTCGGCGATCCGTCGGGTGGGGCTGAAGACGGGAGTGATCAAGTGA
- a CDS encoding HNH endonuclease — MTVGCLALNASFEPLTMVPLKRALRLVIDGKAEIVESDRGKAVRSERLALPRPVVIRLRKFVHVPRRFRRQVTNTFLFARDGYRCQYCNRASYELRPRESLTRDHVVPISRGGLNVWTNVVTACSSCNTRKANHLCAEIGMHLAHAPVEPHFVHLSWAVRRLTPTQARYIKLFYGGDVVRQLEALERRHGGKLPPEAQAL, encoded by the coding sequence GTGACCGTCGGCTGTCTCGCGCTCAACGCATCCTTCGAACCCCTGACGATGGTGCCGCTCAAGCGCGCCCTGCGTCTGGTCATCGATGGCAAGGCCGAGATCGTCGAGTCGGACCGCGGCAAGGCGGTGCGCTCGGAGCGCCTCGCGTTGCCGCGCCCGGTGGTCATCCGCCTGCGCAAGTTCGTGCACGTGCCGCGGCGCTTCCGTCGCCAGGTCACGAACACCTTCCTCTTCGCCCGCGACGGCTACCGCTGCCAGTACTGCAACCGCGCCAGCTATGAGCTGCGGCCGCGCGAGTCGCTCACCCGCGACCACGTGGTGCCCATTTCGCGCGGCGGCCTCAACGTCTGGACCAACGTCGTCACCGCCTGCTCGAGCTGCAACACGCGCAAGGCCAACCACCTCTGCGCTGAGATCGGGATGCACCTCGCGCACGCCCCGGTGGAGCCGCACTTCGTGCACCTCTCCTGGGCCGTGCGGCGGCTCACGCCCACGCAGGCGCGCTACATCAAGCTCTTCTATGGTGGCGATGTCGTGCGGCAGCTCGAGGCGCTGGAGCGCCGACACGGCGGCAAGTTGCCGCCCGAGGCCCAGGCGCTCTAA
- a CDS encoding sulfurtransferase, giving the protein MLFASVIRHPSPLEAQSPTLPPVVSIDWLSAELARPALVVLQLGSDLSFRATHVPAAQRLDFDAVVLAPQMEGGLRMELPAPDRLEAGLRAVGVREDSRVVIVFDTPQAFTRASRAFFTLEWAGMRGRVAVLDGGLPAWRAASKALSSGGALQVAAGDLRVRPDADRLATREAVRASADGRGRRLVDARTPEFYENRRDNGMPRGGHIASAVNLPFNTAVGSDGRLKPMAELEQMVAAAGISSDDALTTYCHIGLQASWMYLALRHLGRDVALYDGSFDEWSRDATLPVALLGSP; this is encoded by the coding sequence GTGTTGTTCGCATCCGTCATCCGTCATCCGTCCCCACTCGAGGCCCAGTCCCCCACGCTCCCACCTGTCGTCAGCATCGACTGGCTGAGCGCCGAACTCGCCCGCCCCGCCCTCGTCGTCCTGCAGCTGGGCAGCGATTTGTCCTTCCGCGCGACGCACGTGCCGGCGGCGCAGCGGCTGGACTTCGATGCCGTCGTGCTCGCGCCGCAGATGGAAGGCGGACTACGGATGGAGCTGCCGGCGCCGGATCGGCTCGAGGCGGGCCTGCGCGCGGTCGGCGTTCGTGAAGACTCACGCGTCGTAATCGTCTTCGATACGCCGCAGGCGTTCACGCGCGCGAGCCGGGCGTTCTTCACGTTGGAGTGGGCCGGGATGCGGGGCCGCGTGGCGGTGCTGGACGGTGGCTTGCCGGCCTGGCGCGCGGCGTCGAAGGCGCTGAGCAGCGGCGGCGCGCTGCAGGTGGCCGCGGGCGACCTGCGTGTGCGGCCCGACGCCGATCGGCTCGCGACGCGCGAGGCGGTGCGGGCTTCGGCCGATGGGCGCGGACGCCGCTTGGTCGATGCGCGGACGCCGGAGTTCTACGAGAACCGCCGCGACAACGGGATGCCGCGCGGCGGTCACATCGCCTCGGCGGTCAACCTGCCGTTCAACACCGCAGTGGGCAGCGATGGGCGGCTCAAGCCGATGGCCGAGCTGGAGCAGATGGTCGCGGCCGCGGGCATCAGCTCGGACGACGCGCTCACCACCTACTGCCACATCGGACTGCAGGCCTCGTGGATGTACCTGGCGCTGCGGCATCTCGGACGGGACGTCGCGCTGTATGACGGGTCGTTCGATGAGTGGAGCCGCGACGCGACGTTGCCGGTGGCGTTGCTCGGATCGCCGTAG